The following are from one region of the Gloeomargarita lithophora Alchichica-D10 genome:
- a CDS encoding TatD family hydrolase — protein sequence MPPLVDTHVHINFQDFAGQQGELQRRWQSAGVVGLVHSCVTPGEFSEIQALVRELPELSCAVGLHPLEAQHWGREAWRTIEAGIAQGERVVAVGETGLDYYKAANCAEQETAFWEQLLLAQTHNLAVIIHCREAALPMRELLEKFWAKQGAVRGVMHCWGGTPEEMQWFLDLGFYISFSGIITFKNAHQLHECAPLVPAERLLVETDCPFLAPVPHRGQRNEPAYVLPVAAKVAALRGESLAQVAHQTTENAQSLFRLPVAVA from the coding sequence ATGCCGCCTTTGGTTGATACCCATGTGCATATCAACTTTCAGGACTTCGCCGGTCAGCAGGGGGAGTTGCAGCGGCGTTGGCAGTCAGCCGGGGTGGTGGGGCTGGTGCATTCCTGCGTAACACCGGGGGAATTTAGCGAAATTCAAGCCCTCGTGCGGGAACTGCCGGAATTAAGCTGTGCTGTGGGATTGCATCCTTTAGAAGCCCAACACTGGGGGCGGGAGGCTTGGCGAACCATCGAAGCGGGAATTGCCCAGGGAGAGCGGGTGGTGGCCGTGGGGGAAACGGGTTTGGATTATTACAAAGCCGCCAATTGTGCTGAGCAAGAAACGGCCTTTTGGGAGCAATTACTATTGGCGCAGACCCACAATTTGGCGGTAATTATCCATTGTCGGGAGGCGGCCTTACCCATGCGGGAATTGCTAGAAAAATTCTGGGCAAAACAGGGGGCGGTACGGGGGGTAATGCACTGTTGGGGCGGTACACCGGAGGAGATGCAGTGGTTTTTAGACCTGGGGTTTTATATCAGTTTCAGCGGCATTATCACCTTCAAAAATGCCCATCAACTGCACGAGTGCGCCCCCCTGGTGCCAGCGGAGCGGTTGTTGGTGGAAACCGACTGTCCGTTTCTGGCGCCCGTGCCCCATCGGGGTCAGCGCAATGAACCGGCCTATGTCCTACCGGTGGCGGCAAAGGTGGCCGCATTGCGGGGGGAATCCCTAGCCCAGGTGGCGCATCAGACTACGGAAAATGCCCAAAGTTTATTTCGGTTGCCGGTTGCGGTCGCTTAA
- a CDS encoding AAA family ATPase — translation LSQKYGAIHLRSDAVRKHLGGISLQQKGGAELYTPEMTERTYGELLGLALALLAEGQSVVLDAKYDRVNLRQQVLQTVGKLPISVRIIHPQAPVELLRERLHLRTGDIADATADLLAQQLQQWEPFSETELAWVTTVDTTLEPAAWELGLSL, via the coding sequence ATCTCAGCCAAAAGTATGGGGCGATTCACCTGCGTTCGGATGCGGTGCGGAAACATTTGGGGGGGATTTCATTACAGCAAAAAGGGGGTGCAGAACTTTATACTCCAGAGATGACCGAGCGCACCTACGGGGAACTTTTGGGTTTGGCTTTAGCCCTATTGGCTGAGGGGCAATCGGTAGTTTTGGATGCCAAATATGACCGGGTGAATTTGCGTCAACAGGTATTACAAACTGTGGGTAAATTACCGATTTCTGTGCGTATTATTCATCCCCAAGCCCCGGTGGAATTATTGCGAGAACGATTGCATTTACGCACGGGTGATATTGCCGATGCGACAGCGGATTTACTGGCACAACAATTGCAACAATGGGAACCTTTTAGCGAAACCGAATTGGCCTGGGTAACAACGGTGGATACGACCCTAGAACCGGCGGCGTGGGAACTCGGTTTATCGCTGTGA
- a CDS encoding phosphotransferase, giving the protein MAENLPALIQQMQGAGFYPHPVGVIGVKQTHISWVMLTGDFAYKVKKPANFGFLDFSTLAKRQQFCQEELRLNQRLAPELYLDVLPISINAQGEYGFNSAGEIVEYAVKMRQFGEDDLWLTCFEQGKLAVQDLENLGAQIAQFHQQSPTNEYITGFGSLAMIKRVVDSNYEATESYTNEWGLAKEFQAIRGFTDNYLIKHQDWFSERQNLGKIRECHGDLHLGNICFFQGQACVFDCIEFNEEFRLTDGVYDVAFLVMD; this is encoded by the coding sequence ATGGCTGAAAATCTGCCCGCTTTGATTCAGCAGATGCAGGGGGCGGGGTTTTATCCCCATCCGGTGGGGGTGATTGGAGTCAAACAAACCCATATTTCCTGGGTAATGTTGACCGGAGATTTTGCTTATAAGGTGAAAAAACCGGCTAATTTTGGCTTTTTAGATTTTTCGACTTTGGCAAAACGGCAACAATTTTGTCAGGAAGAATTACGTTTGAATCAACGGTTAGCCCCGGAATTGTACTTAGATGTTTTGCCGATTAGTATCAATGCCCAGGGTGAATACGGGTTTAATAGCGCTGGAGAAATCGTAGAATATGCGGTCAAGATGCGGCAGTTTGGGGAAGATGATCTATGGCTAACCTGTTTTGAGCAAGGGAAACTAGCGGTGCAGGATTTAGAAAATTTGGGGGCACAAATCGCCCAATTTCACCAACAATCCCCGACCAACGAATATATTACCGGTTTTGGTTCCTTAGCAATGATTAAACGGGTGGTGGATAGTAATTATGAGGCTACGGAATCCTATACCAACGAGTGGGGATTAGCCAAAGAATTTCAAGCGATTCGGGGGTTTACCGATAATTATTTAATCAAACATCAGGATTGGTTTAGCGAGCGACAAAATTTGGGCAAAATCCGGGAATGTCACGGGGATTTACACCTGGGAAATATCTGTTTTTTCCAGGGGCAAGCCTGTGTGTTTGATTGCATTGAATTTAACGAAGAATTTCGCTTGACCGATGGGGTGTATGATGTGGCCTTTCTGGTGATGGATTT
- the hisD gene encoding histidinol dehydrogenase, with protein MLRVVTQGAEARAELGRIGQRLADTQAQAEQVREILAQVQQRGDQALVDYTRQFDQQELSPADFLVSGSALDAAYQQVSPELLAAIRLAHKRITEFHQQRVPQTWVQFAPDGMVLGKRYTAVDKAGVYVPGGRAAYPSTVLMNCIPARVAGVERVVMVTPPGAEGAVHPAVLVAAQECGVQEIYRIGGAQAIGALAFGTATIPWVDVVTGPGNVYVTLAKKQVYGRVGIDSLAGPSEVLIIADGTAKANQVAADLLAQAEHDPSAAAILLTTDSTLAQAVAQEVAMQLEHHPRRLLTEKSIAHYGLVVVVESLAQAAELANEFAPEHLELAVAAPWDLLPQIRHAGAIFLGHHTPEALGDYLAGPNHTLPTSGAARFSSALGVETFLKASSIVAASPASLHQLGEAVVVLAQAEGLHSHAESVRLRLEP; from the coding sequence ATGCTACGTGTTGTCACCCAAGGGGCAGAGGCGAGAGCCGAATTGGGGCGGATTGGCCAGCGGTTGGCGGATACCCAGGCTCAGGCGGAACAGGTGCGGGAAATTCTTGCCCAGGTGCAACAACGGGGGGATCAGGCGTTGGTGGATTATACCCGCCAGTTTGACCAGCAGGAATTGTCCCCGGCGGATTTTTTGGTGTCGGGTTCGGCACTGGATGCGGCCTACCAGCAGGTGTCCCCGGAATTATTGGCCGCCATTCGCCTAGCACACAAACGCATTACGGAATTTCACCAGCAACGGGTGCCCCAGACCTGGGTGCAGTTTGCCCCGGATGGCATGGTGTTGGGCAAGCGTTATACGGCGGTGGACAAAGCCGGGGTTTATGTGCCGGGGGGGCGGGCGGCCTATCCCAGCACGGTGTTGATGAATTGCATTCCGGCCAGGGTGGCGGGGGTGGAGCGGGTGGTGATGGTCACGCCGCCGGGGGCAGAAGGGGCGGTGCATCCGGCGGTATTGGTGGCGGCGCAGGAATGTGGGGTGCAGGAAATTTACCGCATCGGCGGGGCGCAGGCGATTGGAGCCTTGGCGTTTGGTACGGCCACCATTCCCTGGGTGGATGTGGTCACTGGGCCGGGAAATGTGTATGTGACGTTGGCGAAAAAACAGGTCTATGGCCGGGTGGGGATTGACAGTTTGGCCGGGCCTTCCGAGGTGTTGATCATTGCCGATGGGACGGCCAAGGCGAATCAGGTGGCGGCGGATTTGTTGGCGCAGGCGGAGCATGACCCCTCGGCGGCGGCGATTTTGCTGACCACGGATAGCACCCTGGCGCAGGCGGTGGCTCAGGAGGTGGCGATGCAGTTGGAGCATCATCCCCGCCGGTTACTCACGGAAAAATCCATTGCCCATTATGGGTTGGTGGTGGTGGTGGAATCCCTAGCCCAGGCGGCGGAATTGGCGAATGAATTTGCCCCGGAGCATCTGGAGTTGGCGGTGGCGGCACCCTGGGATTTGCTCCCCCAGATTCGCCATGCGGGGGCGATTTTCCTGGGGCACCACACCCCGGAAGCCCTGGGGGATTACCTGGCGGGGCCAAACCACACCTTGCCCACATCGGGGGCGGCGCGCTTTAGCTCTGCGCTGGGGGTGGAGACGTTTCTCAAAGCCAGCAGTATCGTTGCGGCTTCTCCGGCCAGTTTGCACCAGTTGGGCGAGGCTGTGGTAGTCTTAGCCCAAGCCGAGGGTTTGCATTCCCATGCCGAATCGGTGCGCCTGCGTTTGGAACCTTGA
- a CDS encoding MFS transporter, whose translation MGANLGRLFGSALLFWLGLTLLLPTLPLYLDEVLGASDSQIGWVIGAFALGMLLFREPVGRLTDERGRKLGIQIGLIVLATAPLGYLWLEGIPALLVLRTYHGLSVAAFATGYLALVTDLAPAAQRGQVLGYMTLAQPVGVALGPAIGGFLADQGQYELIFSLSALLGGLSWVVCTWGVREPERERVPASRSASWGLLLTPRLRTPALVFLLVGLLFGSLQIFIPLFIKRQGIPMNPGLFYTAVAVASFSVRLALGQAADRWGRGRLITVSLGCYWLAMVTLWWAQGVPWLLLAGGFEGIGAGLLIPGMAALIADRSHPYERGRSFGLCLGGFDLGIALAGPILGNLAAQLGLREVFGGLAGVALLALGVYVLWIGKNPRDSLAFAFRNRPDAYRIT comes from the coding sequence TTGGGGGCAAATTTGGGGCGGTTGTTTGGGTCAGCTTTGTTGTTTTGGTTGGGGTTGACTTTGCTTTTGCCGACTTTACCGCTTTACTTGGACGAGGTACTGGGGGCGAGTGACTCCCAGATTGGCTGGGTGATCGGGGCATTTGCCTTAGGAATGTTGTTGTTTCGGGAGCCGGTGGGGCGGTTGACGGATGAGCGGGGGCGCAAGCTGGGGATTCAGATTGGATTAATTGTTTTGGCGACCGCACCCCTGGGGTATCTCTGGTTGGAGGGGATTCCCGCCCTGTTGGTACTGCGGACGTACCACGGGTTGAGTGTGGCGGCGTTTGCGACCGGGTATTTGGCACTGGTGACGGATTTGGCACCGGCGGCGCAGCGGGGGCAGGTGTTGGGGTATATGACCCTGGCGCAACCGGTGGGAGTGGCTCTGGGGCCGGCCATTGGGGGTTTTTTGGCAGATCAGGGGCAATATGAGTTGATTTTTAGCCTGTCGGCTCTGCTGGGCGGGTTGAGTTGGGTGGTGTGTACCTGGGGGGTACGGGAACCAGAACGGGAGCGGGTTCCAGCAAGTCGGTCTGCCTCTTGGGGTTTGTTGCTCACGCCCCGGTTACGCACGCCTGCTTTGGTGTTTTTGTTGGTGGGGTTGTTGTTTGGCAGTTTGCAGATTTTTATTCCCCTATTTATCAAGCGCCAGGGTATCCCGATGAATCCGGGGTTGTTTTACACGGCGGTGGCGGTGGCCAGTTTCTCGGTGCGGCTTGCCCTGGGGCAGGCGGCGGATCGCTGGGGACGGGGGCGTTTGATTACCGTGAGTTTGGGGTGCTATTGGCTGGCGATGGTCACCCTGTGGTGGGCGCAGGGGGTGCCCTGGTTATTACTGGCGGGGGGATTTGAGGGCATCGGGGCGGGGTTGTTGATTCCGGGGATGGCGGCCTTGATTGCGGATCGTTCCCACCCCTACGAGCGGGGGCGCAGTTTCGGTCTGTGTCTGGGCGGGTTTGACCTGGGGATTGCCCTGGCTGGTCCGATACTGGGCAATTTGGCGGCACAACTGGGGTTGCGGGAGGTGTTTGGTGGGTTGGCGGGGGTGGCGTTGCTGGCCTTGGGGGTTTATGTGTTGTGGATTGGCAAAAACCCCCGCGATTCCTTGGCTTTTGCCTTTCGCAATCGTCCGGATGCCTATCGCATCACTTAA
- a CDS encoding universal stress protein, with amino-acid sequence MLKTMLVAVDGSGAAQGVLQSLRWLQVSHDGQVQLVYVHPPIVADSPLDAPHPEPDLAPCLAFCQQILPCACSIKILTGDPAEEIVAWAGVIGAQLILIGSRGLTGVERILRRSVSAQVVADAPCAVLVVHG; translated from the coding sequence ATGCTAAAAACAATGCTGGTGGCGGTGGATGGTTCAGGTGCCGCCCAGGGGGTACTGCAAAGTCTGCGGTGGTTGCAGGTGAGCCATGACGGTCAGGTGCAGTTGGTATATGTCCATCCCCCGATTGTGGCCGACAGTCCGCTGGATGCGCCCCACCCGGAACCGGATTTGGCTCCTTGTTTAGCATTTTGTCAGCAAATTTTGCCCTGCGCTTGTAGTATAAAAATACTAACCGGTGACCCGGCAGAGGAGATTGTGGCCTGGGCGGGGGTAATAGGGGCGCAGTTGATCCTGATTGGCAGTCGGGGGCTAACGGGGGTGGAGCGGATTTTACGGCGGTCGGTGAGTGCCCAGGTGGTGGCGGATGCCCCCTGTGCGGTGTTGGTGGTGCATGGCTGA
- the rpsT gene encoding 30S ribosomal protein S20, translating to MANIKSAIKRIQIAERNRLRNKAYKSTVKTLIKKCLVAVQAGDTIQVESTLRVAYSKIDKAVKRGVLHPNNGARKKSRLARKLKQLEPQAQTVAPSA from the coding sequence GTGGCTAATATCAAATCTGCCATCAAACGCATCCAAATTGCCGAGCGTAATCGCTTACGCAACAAAGCTTATAAATCCACAGTTAAGACCTTAATCAAAAAATGTTTAGTCGCTGTGCAAGCGGGGGACACCATCCAAGTGGAGAGTACCCTGCGGGTGGCCTACAGCAAAATTGACAAGGCGGTGAAGCGGGGAGTTCTCCACCCGAATAATGGTGCCCGCAAAAAGTCCCGTCTGGCGCGCAAATTGAAACAGTTAGAACCGCAAGCCCAGACCGTTGCTCCTTCGGCCTAG